Proteins found in one Desulfovibrio gilichinskyi genomic segment:
- a CDS encoding PTS sugar transporter subunit IIA: MIINDNLDKELVLFELESSDKEGVLREMVTVLNAKGVKLDVETALKVLMTREKLGTTGIGDGIAIPHGKLDCLEDIFVVVGRSGSGIDFEALDGEPCHIFFMVLAPDQGAGTHLKVLAQISRQLKDATFREAFKNAQNQQELLNLLNIT; encoded by the coding sequence ATGATAATAAATGATAATTTAGATAAGGAGCTGGTCCTTTTTGAACTTGAAAGTTCTGATAAGGAAGGCGTTCTGAGAGAAATGGTGACAGTACTTAATGCTAAAGGTGTTAAGCTAGATGTTGAAACCGCTCTCAAGGTCCTTATGACTCGTGAAAAATTAGGAACAACCGGTATAGGGGATGGCATTGCCATCCCCCACGGTAAATTGGACTGTCTTGAAGATATCTTTGTAGTTGTCGGTAGAAGCGGCAGCGGGATTGATTTTGAAGCTTTAGACGGTGAACCATGTCATATTTTCTTTATGGTTCTGGCTCCTGATCAAGGCGCCGGTACTCATTTGAAAGTACTTGCTCAAATATCCAGACAGCTTAAAGATGCAACTTTTAGAGAAGCATTCAAAAATGCTCAGAACCAGCAGGAATTGTTGAATCTACTGAATATCACTTAA
- a CDS encoding PTS sugar transporter subunit IIA has translation MDTEASKVGIVIVTHGHFGQALIDAAELIVGPQENVLSLCVDGTKGIDAAVESLKKFISQVKSNAGVLILTDMFGGTPTNLSLSLLQQDDIEVVTGVSLPMLLKALQKRTDSLQNMAEEVSRAGIKGIVIAGEMLRKRTSKG, from the coding sequence ATGGATACGGAAGCAAGTAAAGTCGGAATAGTTATTGTGACGCATGGGCACTTCGGACAGGCCCTTATCGATGCGGCTGAACTGATTGTCGGCCCTCAGGAAAATGTTTTGTCTCTTTGTGTAGATGGAACCAAAGGGATTGATGCTGCTGTTGAATCCTTAAAAAAATTTATTTCTCAGGTTAAAAGCAATGCAGGGGTTTTAATTCTTACCGACATGTTCGGGGGAACTCCTACCAATTTAAGTTTATCCCTGCTTCAGCAAGATGACATTGAAGTTGTGACCGGAGTCAGTCTTCCTATGCTTTTGAAAGCTCTTCAAAAGCGCACTGATTCGTTGCAGAATATGGCCGAAGAGGTCAGCAGAGCAGGAATTAAAGGAATTGTTATTGCCGGGGAAATGCTTAGAAAACGAACTTCAAAAGGTTAA
- the rpoN gene encoding RNA polymerase factor sigma-54 produces the protein MGLELRQQLKLSQQLVMTPQLQQAIKLLQLSRLELLDTVQQELLENPILEEAEALERTDSPDTEAGTATAEDIAISREADWDNYLGEFSSTSKQAGTKETESLDEGMSFEARMTKATTLEGHLSWQLCLSNFTEKELVVGECIIGNLSSNGFLRIELDDICETCHAEMEDVERVLNRIQRFDPVGVAARSPQECLLIQLEVLRLDDDPILVSLVRDHLEDLEKNRYKPLARKFKLSMEDLKSYIDLMQTLDPLPGSSFSGGESFYVSPDAYVYEYDGDFVIVLNEDGLPKLQMNSFYVETLASTKGEDKEYFQEKMRSAQWLMKSLYQRQRTLYKVLESIVRFQRGFFQEGVSKLKPLILKEVAEDIEMHESTVSRITTSKYVSTPHGIYELKFFFNSALGLDDGSQVGSESVKALIKSLIGEENSKKPLSDEKIAEMLKIELEVNIARRTVAKYRTAMGIKSSSKRKQVF, from the coding sequence ACAACAATTAAAGCTTTCGCAGCAGCTGGTGATGACTCCTCAGTTGCAGCAGGCAATTAAATTGTTGCAGCTCTCCCGATTAGAACTGCTTGATACTGTTCAGCAGGAGTTGCTTGAAAATCCTATACTTGAAGAGGCTGAGGCTTTAGAACGGACTGACAGCCCTGATACTGAGGCAGGAACCGCAACGGCAGAAGATATTGCTATATCCCGTGAGGCTGACTGGGATAATTATCTCGGCGAATTTTCCAGTACTTCCAAGCAGGCCGGAACTAAAGAAACGGAGTCTCTTGACGAAGGGATGTCTTTTGAAGCACGGATGACCAAGGCAACCACACTTGAAGGTCATTTATCGTGGCAGCTGTGTCTTTCAAATTTTACAGAGAAAGAGCTTGTTGTCGGTGAGTGTATTATAGGTAATTTAAGCAGTAATGGGTTTTTACGAATTGAATTAGATGATATTTGTGAGACATGCCATGCCGAAATGGAAGATGTTGAAAGGGTTCTGAACCGAATTCAAAGATTTGATCCTGTCGGAGTTGCAGCCCGTAGCCCACAGGAATGTTTGCTTATTCAGCTAGAGGTTCTGCGTCTTGATGATGACCCTATCCTTGTTTCGCTGGTTAGAGATCATTTAGAAGATTTAGAGAAGAATAGATACAAGCCTCTTGCTCGAAAGTTTAAGCTTAGTATGGAAGATCTCAAGAGCTATATTGACCTGATGCAAACTCTTGATCCTCTTCCCGGTTCAAGTTTTTCTGGGGGAGAGTCTTTCTATGTCAGTCCTGATGCTTATGTATATGAATATGACGGAGATTTTGTTATAGTCCTGAACGAGGACGGTCTTCCAAAGTTACAGATGAATTCATTTTATGTAGAAACGCTGGCTTCGACAAAGGGAGAAGACAAAGAATATTTTCAGGAGAAGATGCGCTCAGCGCAGTGGCTTATGAAGAGTCTCTACCAACGGCAGCGTACTCTTTATAAGGTTCTGGAATCAATAGTCAGATTCCAAAGAGGTTTTTTTCAGGAAGGAGTATCAAAGCTCAAACCGCTTATTCTTAAAGAGGTGGCGGAAGATATTGAAATGCATGAATCTACAGTAAGCCGAATTACGACAAGCAAGTATGTGTCGACTCCGCATGGGATTTATGAGCTTAAATTTTTCTTTAACAGTGCTCTCGGACTTGATGACGGTTCGCAAGTCGGGTCCGAATCTGTTAAGGCTCTGATTAAGTCTTTGATAGGCGAAGAAAATAGTAAAAAACCTCTGAGTGATGAAAAAATAGCCGAGATGCTCAAGATTGAACTTGAGGTCAACATCGCCAGACGGACTGTAGCAAAATACAGAACTGCAATGGGAATTAAATCCTCATCCAAGAGGAAGCAGGTATTCTAG
- the hpf gene encoding ribosome hibernation-promoting factor, HPF/YfiA family: protein MNVAFTFKNFDPSDHLKEYANTRFTKLEKFITNPDNTEMQVNLSVDKIRHVADVIFSSDNIHISAYEASDDMYSTVDLVLAKLEVQLRRMRDKMRDHRRIEAAPGRMDVISFTTEEDEKSEPTIVETDQFVPKPMSVEEAAMQLQTLDHEFLVFRNADTEAVNVIYRRKNGDFGLIDPGY, encoded by the coding sequence ATGAATGTTGCATTTACTTTTAAGAACTTTGACCCGTCTGACCATTTGAAGGAATATGCGAACACCAGGTTTACTAAGCTTGAAAAGTTTATAACAAATCCTGATAATACTGAAATGCAGGTCAACTTGTCTGTTGATAAGATCAGACACGTTGCAGATGTTATTTTCAGCTCCGATAATATTCATATCTCGGCATATGAAGCATCGGATGATATGTATTCAACTGTAGATTTGGTCCTTGCCAAGCTTGAAGTTCAGCTTAGACGTATGCGTGATAAGATGAGAGATCACAGACGTATCGAAGCTGCCCCCGGGCGTATGGACGTAATCAGCTTCACAACTGAGGAAGACGAAAAGTCTGAACCTACGATTGTTGAAACTGATCAGTTTGTGCCAAAGCCCATGTCTGTAGAGGAAGCCGCTATGCAGCTTCAGACCCTCGACCATGAATTCCTTGTTTTCAGAAATGCAGATACTGAAGCTGTTAATGTTATTTACCGTCGCAAGAATGGCGACTTTGGGTTGATTGATCCGGGATATTAA
- a CDS encoding PTS sugar transporter subunit IIB: MFWVRIDNRLVHGQIIETWLPYTHAKSIIVANDAVADDCLQQQIMSLAIPQSVSCFFSSIDDLQESVMNVGADSKCGNTIILFSSCEDLRLAMEKGFKISTVNIGNIHYGPGKKQISPSVALSSDDESCLHFFKGQGIELDFRCVPNDPVQVRFI, encoded by the coding sequence ATGTTCTGGGTGAGAATCGATAATAGACTGGTGCATGGCCAGATAATTGAAACTTGGCTGCCTTATACCCATGCCAAAAGTATCATTGTTGCTAATGACGCAGTAGCTGATGACTGTTTGCAGCAACAAATAATGTCCCTCGCAATTCCTCAATCTGTCAGTTGCTTTTTTTCTTCTATTGACGATTTGCAGGAATCTGTAATGAATGTCGGTGCTGATTCAAAATGTGGTAATACCATAATTCTTTTTTCCTCTTGTGAGGATTTGCGCCTCGCAATGGAAAAAGGTTTCAAAATTTCTACGGTTAATATCGGTAATATCCATTACGGTCCCGGTAAAAAACAGATATCTCCAAGTGTTGCACTCAGCTCGGATGATGAATCCTGTTTGCACTTTTTTAAAGGACAAGGAATTGAACTTGATTTCAGATGTGTGCCTAATGATCCTGTGCAGGTGAGGTTTATATGA
- the rapZ gene encoding RNase adapter RapZ, translated as MESADSFPVIVVSGLSGAGKSTVLKVFEDLRFFCVDGLPASMLAKLVELFKGKDENYRGLVLGMDLRQSDFVEEWQSTCAQLGSNGVCPSLIFLEARLPELVRRYATTRRPHPLESKKLGLEQALEEEKVLLEPLRSAADLIIDTTTYSIHDLRRRIQEKWSALTEGKSGLRVNVISFGFKHDVPTEADMVMDLRFLPNPYFDEKLRPLSGQDKAISDYVLGSETGSVFIEKYLDFLQYILPLYEAEGRYRLTIAVGCTGGRHRSVAVAERIFAILKKSGYSASLEHKHINLD; from the coding sequence GTGGAAAGTGCAGACTCATTTCCGGTTATAGTTGTCAGCGGACTTTCAGGGGCCGGGAAATCAACAGTTTTAAAGGTCTTCGAAGATTTAAGGTTTTTCTGTGTCGACGGGCTTCCTGCAAGTATGCTGGCAAAGCTCGTTGAACTTTTTAAGGGTAAGGATGAAAATTATCGAGGACTTGTTCTCGGGATGGATCTGCGTCAATCGGATTTTGTCGAGGAATGGCAGTCTACCTGTGCACAGCTTGGCTCAAATGGAGTTTGCCCGAGTTTAATTTTTTTGGAAGCCAGACTTCCGGAATTGGTCAGACGTTATGCAACAACTCGCAGACCTCATCCTCTCGAATCTAAAAAGTTGGGACTTGAGCAGGCTTTGGAAGAAGAGAAAGTTCTTCTTGAACCTCTTCGTAGTGCCGCAGACCTTATAATCGACACAACGACCTATTCAATTCATGATCTCAGGCGTAGAATTCAGGAAAAATGGTCGGCTCTAACCGAAGGGAAGTCCGGCCTTCGTGTTAATGTTATTTCTTTCGGGTTTAAACATGATGTTCCGACCGAAGCGGATATGGTCATGGACTTAAGGTTTTTACCCAATCCATATTTTGATGAAAAATTGCGCCCGCTGTCAGGTCAGGATAAAGCTATTTCAGATTATGTGTTAGGGTCTGAGACAGGTTCGGTTTTTATTGAGAAATATTTAGATTTCCTTCAGTATATTCTTCCGCTTTATGAAGCGGAAGGGCGATACAGACTTACAATAGCTGTCGGGTGTACAGGCGGAAGGCATAGGTCCGTCGCTGTTGCAGAACGGATATTTGCCATTCTTAAGAAGAGCGGATACTCTGCTAGTCTTGAACACAAGCATATAAATTTAGACTAA